In one Sesamum indicum cultivar Zhongzhi No. 13 linkage group LG12, S_indicum_v1.0, whole genome shotgun sequence genomic region, the following are encoded:
- the LOC105174865 gene encoding serine/arginine repetitive matrix protein 2-like (The sequence of the model RefSeq protein was modified relative to this genomic sequence to represent the inferred CDS: added 27 bases not found in genome assembly), with the protein MDVGSPGNGYDTINDFLKDDDSALPDDLDVGFIVNKDIVDDDVYSDSGVNDKSHLDLSEKEKPEVPSLSSTLRHYDVPGSPSEKVRSYLESGFHHDTLDKRDSVGDRGKFHTQYNENLHHDDYDRPSSSYFHDSIFEMDPEPILHEKQNDDSDYHQLEPVSVQDHDMQQYILDKPASPANAEIGEHTYVEAVQNESAQSGCVSRDTDEGVPMHHTEKLCISPVSPLRDPETNSHKVHELINSSRGCKYLAPSHFDKKNHGSSPEPDNAPTKNIETLGSPNVSGSSYQSTDIHDIQPGYPAKSNQQISSPTNKQTPSTIVPNQIDPPQAEPLNLASSHGMELMSQHIENSPAEHVITSPSGHYRVNGEMLQSSIRRQKSSCVHKADYRNRSYSRSSRHSKGCKKRSHDLGPSMSHSIRSEKLCPPHEGLVQPLSSSKSSEQKHASRSPTPQDQPLKSQNSSASQGGVVVLPSSLSRLCRQKPGSARRSNHRRSSSRSLYIGGGHKDLLDASLSVDRCSRSHKVSSSGEGDTQFPSSRSVEQKNISSLMPHRNGSRSRSPHTRYHHKRPRDTAQTEQLSQRKKLFALQGSVQLSSLSRSGKQKHELDDKSTSFGVLSMSPHNGDHCKTSLFHADSSTGRLHSRQKESALQGDHGQSSSSRLRSNRPGSVETYKRKRSQSRSPCTGDNKRSKRAHHPSSSQNVSAQHESLLQPYESAERQNLGLCSINPAEPMHSASPWSSRQRPINSSSAKGAPELHRNHCTHHNHGHRGRSISPLHIRRKDFSRESKVDIPKRSLSKSPGRRDIGKFPRKRHSPRHRSPQSYHSLRSTPRRTHWSPPHDRSTGLGKPGRGLFVAGFSFITTERDLERKFSRFGRVRDVRIVRDKRSGDSRGFGFLTLERDEQADAAIRALDKTEWDGRIVLVEKSKSH; encoded by the exons ATGGATGTTGGTTCTCCTGGGAATGGATATGATACCATAAATGACTTTCTGAAGGATGATGACTCTGCACTTCCAGATGATCTAGATGTCGGCTTCATAGTAAACAAAGATATTGTTGACGATGACGTTTATAGTGACTCGGGTGTAAATGATAAATCTCATCTTGATTTGAGTGAGAAAGAGAAACCAGAAGTCCCATCACTTTCTTCTACGCTTAGACATTATGATGTTCCTGGATCTCCTTCAGAAAAAGTCCGTTCCTATCTTGAAAGTGGGTTCCACCATGACACTTTGGATAAAAGAGATAGTGTAGGTGATAGGGGGAAGTTCCATACTCAATACAATGAAAACCTTCACCATGATGATTATGATAGACCGTCTAGCAGCTATTTTCATGATTCAATTTTTGAGATGGATCCAGAGCCTATTCTCCATGAAAAGCAGAATGATGATTCGGACTATCATCAGCTGGAACCTGTCTCAGTGCAGGACCACGACATGCAGCAATACATATTGGATAAGCCAGCCTCTCCAGCAAATGCTGAAATAGGTGAACATACATATGTGGAGGCAGTGCAAAATGAATCGGCTCAGTCAGGATGTGTGTCTAGAGATACAGATGAGGGAGTTCCAATGCACCATACAGAGAAGTTGTGCATTTCTCCTGTTTCCCCTTTGAGAGATCCTGAAACTAATAGTCATAAGGTACATGAATTGATTAATTCTTCACGTGGATGCAAATATTTAGCACCATcacattttgataaaaaaaatcatggcaGTTCTCCAGAACCAGATAATGCACCcactaaaaatatagaaacatTAGGTTCACCAAATGTATCTGGTAGTTCCTACCAATCGACCGACATTCATGATATACAACCTGGTTATCCAGCTAAGTCAAATCAGCAGATTTCCAGTCCCACGAATAAGCAGACTCCTAGTACTATAGTACCTAATCAGATAGATCCTCCCCAAGCTGAGCCGTTGAACTTGGCTTCTTCTCATGGAATGGAGCTTATGTCTCAGCACATTGAGAATTCTCCTGCAGAGCATGTTATAACATCACCAAGTGGTCATTACCGGGTGAACGGGGAAATGCTTCAGTCATCTATTAGGAGACAGAAATCCTCTTGCGTGCATAAGGCAGATTATAGAAACAGGTCCTACTCTAGGTCGTCCCGACATAGTAAGGGTTGCAAGAAGAGGTCACATGACTTAGGTCCTTCTATGAGCCACTCTATCAGAAGTGAAAAGTTATGTCCTCCACATGAAGGTCTTGTGCAACCATTATCTTCTTCAAAATCATCTGAGCAGAAGCATGCATCAAGGTCCCCAACTCCTCAAGACCAGCCTCTCAAAAGTCAGAACTCGTCTGCTTCACAAGGAGGTGTGGTGGTGCTGCCGTCATCTTTGTCTAGATTATGTAGGCAGAAGCCTGGATCAGCAAGGAGGTCTAATCATAGGAGGTCCAGTTCAAGGTCACTATATATTGGAGGCGGCCACAAGGATTTACTTGACGCATCTCTTTCTGTAGACCGGTGTTCAAGAAGTCATAAGGTATCTTCTTCTGGAGAAGGTGACACACAATTCCCATCTTCTAGATCAGTTGAgcagaaaaatatatcttcACTGATGCCTCATCGAAATGGTTCTCGATCAAGGTCTCCACATACTAGATACCATCACAAGAGGCCACGCGATACAGCTCAAACTGAGCAGCTGTCTCAGAGAAAGAAACTCTTTGCTTTGCAGGGTTCAGTGCAACTGTCATCTTTGTCAAGATCAGGAAAGCAGAAGCACGAACTGGACGATAAATCTACCTCTTTCGGAGTGCTATCAATGTCACCTCATAATGGAGACCATTGCAAGACATCATTGTTTCATGCTGATAGTTCTACAGGAAGGTTGCACAGCAGGCAAAAGGAATCTGCGCTGCAAGGAGATCACGGACAATCATCTTCTTCAAGATTGCGCAGCAACAGGCCTGGATCAGTTGAGacatataaaagaaagaggTCCCAATCAAGGTCTCCATGTACTGGAGATAACAAGAGGTCAAAGCGTGCACACCACCCTTCCAGCAGTCAAAACGTTTCCGCGCAACACGAATCCCTTTTGCAACCATATGAGTCAGCCGAAAGGCAGAATCTTGGTCTTTGTT CTGCTTCTCCTTGGAGTTCAAGGCAAAGGCCTATAAATAGTTCTTCGGCAAAAGGTGCCCCTGAATTACACAGAAATCATTGCACACACCATAATCATGGGCATCGAGGGAGGTCAATATCGCCATTACATATCAGAAGAAAGGATTTCTCTAGGGAATCCAAAGTAGATATTCCAAAAAGATCTCTGTCAAAGTCCCCAGGTAGAAGAGACATTGGCAAGTTTCCAAG GAAAAGGCACTCTCCAAGGCACAGATCTCCTCAAAGTTATCATTCTCTTCGTAGTACACCTAGAAGAACTCACTGGTCACCACCTCATGACAGGAGCACTGGATTGGGTAAACCCGGTAGAGGTCTATTTGTTGCTGGGTTCAGTTTTATAACTACTGAAAGAGATCTGGAGAGGAAGTTTTCCAGATTCGGACGTGTGCGAGATGTTCGTATAGTTCGTGACAAGAG GTCTGGAGATTCTCGTGGATTCGGGTTTTTAACACTGGAAAGAGATGAGCAAGCAGATGCCGCAATCAGAGCCCTGGACAAGACGGAATGGGACGGTCGGATCGTCCTTGTGGAGAAATCAAAATCTCATTGA
- the LOC105174866 gene encoding calcium-dependent protein kinase 33-like, whose amino-acid sequence MGLCVSKQKPVKSNANGHTPVNGVHHQQTPIQFTMSPGYAAQLPHVIPPASPAPPPAQKANTILGKPYEDVKAHYSLGKELGRGQFGVTHLCTDIATGQKYACKSISKKKLVTKSDKEDMRREIQIMQHLSGQPNIVEFKGAYEDKQSVHLVMELCEGGELFDRIIAKGHYSERAAASICRSIVNVVQICHFMGVMHRDLKPENFLLSDKSENALLKATDFGLSVFIEEGKIYKDVVGSAYYVAPEVLRRKYGKEVDIWSAGVMLYILLSGVPPFWAETERGIFDSVLRGHVDFESEPWPSISASAKDLVSRMLTQDPKKRITAAEVLEHPWIREGGEASDKPIDSAVLTRMKQFRAMNKLKKLALKVIAENLSTEEIQGLKAMFTNMDTDNSGTITYEELKAGLARLGSKLTEAEVRQLMDAADVDGNGSIDYIEFITATMHRHRLEREENLYKAFQYFDKDSSGFITRDELETAMQEYGIGDASTIKEIIAEVDTDNDGRINYEEFCTMMRTGNPQQPKLF is encoded by the exons ATGGGGCTCTGCGTAAGCAAACAGAAGCCCGTCAAATCAAATGCCAATGGGCACACACCCGTAAATGGAGTCCACCACCAGCAGACCCCAATTCAATTCACGATGTCTCCCGGCTATGCAGCTCAGTTGCCCCACGTAATTCCTCCGGCCAGCCCCGCGCCGCCGCCCGCACAGAAAGCAAACACGATTCTTGGGAAGCCATACGAGGATGTCAAAGCCCATTACAGCCTGGGGAAAGAACTTGGGAGGGGCCAGTTTGGTGTCACTCATCTCTGCACTGACATTGCAACTGGGCAGAAATATGCTTGCAAGTCGATATCCAAGAAGAAACTTGTTACCAAGAGTGATAAAGAGGATATGAGGAGAGAGATTCAGATAATGCAGCATTTGAGTGGGCAGCCTAATATTGTGGAGTTTAAGGGTGCTTATGAGGACAAGCAATCTGTGCATCTTGTGATGGAGTTGTGTGAAGGTGGAGAGCTTTTCGATCGGATTATCGCCAAGGGACACTACAGCGAAAGGGCAGCTGCTTCAATCTGCAGGAGCATTGTAAATGTTGTCCAGATTTGTCATTTTATGGGCGTGATGCACCGTGATCTCAAGCCGGAGAATTTCTTGTTGTCGGACAAGAGTGAGAATGCTCTCTTGAAAGCTACAGATTTCGGACTATCCGTTTTCATTGAAGAAG GGAAGATATACAAGGATGTAGTTGGGAGTGCTTATTATGTTGCGCCAGAAGTTTTGCGTCGCAAATATGGAAAGGAAGTCGATATTTGGAGTGCTGGAGTCATGTTATACATATTACTCAGCGGTGTACCTCCTTTCTGGGCTG agACTGAGCGAGGAATATTTGACTCTGTACTAAGAGGACATGTGGATTTTGAAAGTGAACCTTGGCCATCAATATCAGCTAGTGCTAAGGACCTCGTTAGTAGGATGCTTACTCAGGACCCAAAGAAACGCATTACGGCTGCTGAAGTTCTTG AGCATCCATGGATTAGAGAAGGTGGAGAAGCATCTGATAAACCAATAGACAGTGCAGTCCTCACCAGGATGAAGCAATTCAGAGCAATGAACAAGCTCAAAAAGCTTGCACTGAAG GTAATAGCAGAAAATCTTTCTACAGAAGAAATTCAAGGGCTGAAAGCAATGTTTACAAATATGGACACTGACAACAGTGGCACCATCACCTATGAAGAACTTAAAGCTGGTTTGGCTAGACTTGGATCAAAACTTACAGAGGCCGAAGTCAGGCAGCTCATGGATGCT GCTGATGTGGATGGAAATGGATCGATAGATTACATTGAGTTCATCACCGCCACGATGCACAGACACAGATTAGAAAGAGAGGAAAACCTTTACAAAGCATTCCAATACTTTGATAAAGATAGCAGCGG ATTCATAACAAGAGACGAGCTTGAA